From Lysobacter auxotrophicus, the proteins below share one genomic window:
- a CDS encoding acetylglutamate kinase, whose product MASAKEISQYLKRFSQLDAKRFAVVKVGGAVLRDDLEALTSSLAFLQDVGLTPIVIHGAGPQLDEELSAAGIVKQTVNGLRVTSPEALAIVRRVFQSQNLKLVEALQAFDARATSIVSGVFESDYLDRDTYGLVGEVKRVNLAPIEASLRAGSIPVIASLGETASGQILNVNADFAANELVQKLQPYKIVFLTGTGGLLDDNGRVIDSINLSTEYDHLMSQPWINGGMRVKIEQIKDLLDKLPLTSSVSITKPSELAKELFTHKGSGTLVRRGERVLQVSKWDELDLERLRELIESAFGRRLLPDYFERTTLHRAYVSENYRAAVILTSEDAGIYLDKFAVLDEAQGEGLGRAVWQVMREQNPRLFWRSRHGNPVNPFYYAESDGCLKQEKWKVFWYGIESFDEIARCVAHSGGRTATLKD is encoded by the coding sequence ATGGCCAGCGCGAAGGAAATCTCGCAATACCTCAAGCGCTTCTCGCAGCTGGACGCCAAGCGCTTCGCCGTGGTGAAGGTCGGCGGCGCGGTGCTGCGCGACGACCTCGAAGCGCTGACCTCATCGCTCGCGTTCCTGCAGGACGTGGGGCTCACCCCCATCGTCATCCACGGCGCCGGCCCGCAGCTGGACGAGGAACTGTCCGCCGCCGGCATCGTCAAGCAGACGGTCAACGGCCTGCGCGTCACCTCGCCCGAAGCGCTCGCGATCGTGCGACGCGTGTTCCAGTCGCAGAACCTGAAACTCGTCGAAGCGCTGCAGGCGTTCGATGCGCGCGCGACGTCGATCGTCTCGGGCGTGTTCGAATCCGACTACCTCGACCGCGACACCTACGGGCTGGTCGGCGAAGTGAAGCGCGTGAACCTCGCGCCGATCGAAGCCAGCCTGCGTGCGGGCTCGATTCCGGTGATCGCAAGCCTGGGCGAAACCGCGTCCGGGCAGATCCTCAACGTCAATGCCGACTTCGCCGCCAACGAACTGGTGCAGAAGCTGCAGCCGTACAAGATCGTCTTCCTCACCGGCACCGGCGGCCTGCTCGACGACAACGGCCGGGTGATCGATTCGATCAACCTGTCGACCGAGTACGACCACCTGATGTCGCAGCCGTGGATCAACGGTGGCATGCGCGTGAAGATCGAGCAGATCAAGGACCTGCTCGACAAGCTGCCGCTGACCTCCTCGGTCTCGATCACCAAGCCGAGCGAGCTGGCGAAGGAGCTGTTCACGCACAAGGGCTCGGGCACGCTGGTGCGTCGCGGCGAACGCGTGCTGCAGGTGTCGAAGTGGGACGAGCTCGACCTCGAACGTTTGCGCGAACTCATCGAATCCGCATTCGGCCGCCGTCTGCTGCCGGACTACTTCGAGCGCACTACGCTGCATCGCGCGTACGTGAGCGAGAACTATCGCGCGGCGGTGATCCTCACCAGCGAGGATGCCGGCATCTATCTGGACAAGTTCGCCGTGCTCGACGAAGCGCAGGGCGAGGGACTCGGCCGCGCGGTCTGGCAGGTGATGCGCGAACAGAACCCGCGCCTGTTCTGGCGCTCGCGGCACGGCAACCCGGTCAATCCGTTTTATTACGCCGAGTCCGATGGCTGCCTGAAGCAGGAAAAGTGGAAGGTGTTCTGGTATGGCATTGAATCGTTCGACGAGATCGCCCGCTGCGTGGCGCACTCCGGCGGACGCACCGCGACGTTGAAGGACTGA
- a CDS encoding nucleoside deaminase, translating into MPESIDFMREAIDLARANVAAGGRPFGAVLVRDGEVLARAVNRIHETGDPTAHAELLAIRDAAQRSGSPRLDGAVIYASGHPCPMCLAAMHLCGVARAYYAYSNEDGEPFGLSTAAVYAQMARPPAQQTLALQALRPAGEGGLYEAWAAGRG; encoded by the coding sequence TGCGAACGTCGCCGCGGGCGGCCGCCCGTTCGGCGCCGTGCTCGTGCGCGATGGCGAAGTGCTCGCGCGTGCCGTCAATCGCATCCACGAAACCGGCGATCCCACCGCGCACGCCGAACTGCTGGCGATCCGCGATGCTGCGCAGCGTTCCGGTTCGCCGCGCCTCGACGGCGCGGTGATCTACGCCAGCGGCCATCCGTGTCCGATGTGCCTGGCCGCGATGCACCTGTGCGGCGTGGCGCGCGCGTATTACGCGTATTCGAATGAGGACGGCGAGCCGTTCGGGCTGTCCACCGCCGCGGTCTATGCGCAGATGGCGCGGCCGCCGGCACAACAGACGCTTGCGCTCCAAGCGCTGCGGCCAGCGGGCGAGGGCGGCTTGTACGAGGCGTGGGCCGCGGGACGCGGTTAA
- a CDS encoding argininosuccinate synthase, with product MSQQNASTNPESQTPSHGARDIVLAFSGGLDTSFCVPYLKERGWNVHTVFADTGGVDAEERAFIEQRAAELGVASHVTVDGGPAIWEGFVKPFVWAGEGYQSQYPLLVSDRYLIVDAALKRCNELGTKAIAHGCTGMGNDQVRFDLAVKALGDYEIVAPIREIQKEHTEVRAYEQKYLEDRGFGVRAKQKAYTINENLLGLTMSGGEIDRWQAPGEGAIGWCKPRSEWPTQPLRVKIGFVNGEAVTLDGQKIEGHAMLAKLNGLFAQYGVGRGLYTGDTTIGLKGRIIFEAPGLTALLAAHRALEEAVLSKQQNRFKPEVARKWVELVYEGFFHDPLKTDLEAFLQSSQSTVNGEVTLETQGGNVTAVAIDSRHILNAKGATYAQAADWGVAEAEGFIKLFGMSSTLWAEVNRKG from the coding sequence ATGTCCCAGCAGAACGCTTCCACGAATCCCGAATCCCAAACCCCGAGTCATGGCGCCAGGGACATCGTCCTCGCCTTCTCCGGCGGCCTCGACACCAGCTTCTGCGTTCCGTACCTGAAGGAGCGCGGCTGGAACGTGCACACCGTGTTCGCCGACACCGGCGGCGTGGACGCGGAAGAACGCGCCTTCATCGAACAGCGCGCCGCGGAGCTCGGCGTGGCCTCGCACGTCACCGTCGACGGCGGCCCGGCGATCTGGGAAGGCTTCGTCAAGCCGTTCGTGTGGGCGGGCGAAGGCTACCAGTCGCAGTATCCGCTGCTGGTGTCGGATCGTTATCTCATCGTCGATGCCGCGCTGAAGCGTTGCAACGAGCTGGGCACCAAGGCCATCGCGCACGGCTGCACGGGCATGGGCAACGACCAGGTGCGTTTCGACCTGGCGGTGAAGGCGCTGGGCGACTATGAAATCGTGGCGCCGATCCGCGAGATCCAGAAGGAACACACCGAGGTCCGCGCCTACGAACAGAAGTACCTCGAAGACCGCGGTTTCGGCGTTCGCGCCAAGCAGAAGGCGTACACGATCAACGAGAACCTGCTGGGCCTGACGATGTCCGGCGGCGAGATCGACCGCTGGCAGGCGCCGGGCGAAGGCGCGATCGGCTGGTGCAAGCCGCGCAGCGAATGGCCGACGCAGCCGCTGCGCGTGAAGATCGGCTTCGTCAACGGGGAAGCGGTGACGCTCGACGGCCAGAAGATCGAAGGCCATGCGATGCTCGCCAAGCTCAACGGCCTGTTCGCGCAGTACGGCGTGGGCCGCGGTTTGTACACGGGCGACACGACGATCGGCCTGAAGGGCCGCATCATCTTCGAAGCGCCGGGCCTGACTGCGCTGCTCGCCGCGCATCGCGCGCTGGAGGAAGCCGTGCTGAGCAAGCAGCAGAACCGCTTCAAGCCCGAAGTCGCGCGCAAGTGGGTGGAGCTGGTGTACGAAGGCTTCTTCCACGATCCGCTGAAGACCGACCTGGAAGCGTTCCTGCAGTCGAGCCAGTCGACCGTCAACGGCGAAGTCACGCTGGAAACGCAGGGCGGCAACGTCACCGCGGTGGCGATCGACTCCAGGCACATCCTCAATGCTAAGGGCGCGACCTACGCGCAGGCGGCCGACTGGGGCGTGGCGGAGGCCGAAGGCTTCATCAAGCTGTTCGGCATGAGCAGCACCCTGTGGGCCGAGGTCAACCGGAAGGGCTGA
- a CDS encoding KTSC domain-containing protein encodes MGYDAQSKILEIEFESGAVYKYFDVSPDLHAGLINAASKGAYFADHLRWAFDYEMVRSSR; translated from the coding sequence GTGGGCTATGACGCACAAAGCAAAATATTGGAAATCGAGTTTGAAAGCGGCGCCGTTTATAAGTACTTCGACGTCTCCCCTGATCTGCACGCTGGGCTAATAAATGCCGCATCAAAGGGAGCGTATTTTGCCGATCACCTCCGATGGGCATTCGACTACGAAATGGTCAGGTCTTCACGCTGA
- a CDS encoding N-acetylornithine carbamoyltransferase: protein MTLRHFLNTQDWSRDDLDALLAQAARFKRSKLGDQLRGKSIALVFFNPSMRTRTSFELGAFQLGGHAVVLQPGKDAWPIEFNLGTVMDGDTEEHIAEVARVLGRYVDLIGVRAFPKFVDWQYDRQDIVLNSFAKYSPVPVINMETITHPCQELAHILALQEHFGTSDLRGKKYVLTWTYHPKPLNTAVANSALTIATRMGMDVTLLCPTPQYVLDDRYIGWAERNVAESGGSFRVSHDIESAYNGADVVYAKSWGALPFFGNWEPEKPIREEFKHFIVDEAKMALTNNGVFSHCLPLRRNVKATDAVMDSPQCIAIDEAENRLHVQKAIMAALMQGRDS from the coding sequence ATGACCCTCAGGCACTTCCTCAATACCCAGGACTGGTCGCGCGACGACCTCGACGCGCTGCTCGCGCAGGCCGCGCGGTTCAAGCGCAGCAAGCTCGGCGACCAGCTCCGCGGCAAGTCGATCGCGCTGGTGTTCTTCAATCCGTCGATGCGCACGCGCACCAGCTTCGAACTGGGCGCCTTCCAGCTCGGCGGCCATGCCGTGGTGCTGCAGCCGGGCAAGGACGCGTGGCCGATCGAGTTCAACCTCGGCACGGTCATGGACGGCGACACCGAGGAGCACATCGCCGAAGTCGCGCGCGTGCTGGGCCGCTACGTCGACCTGATCGGCGTGCGCGCGTTCCCGAAGTTCGTCGACTGGCAGTACGACCGCCAGGACATCGTGCTCAACAGCTTCGCGAAGTACTCGCCGGTGCCGGTGATCAACATGGAGACGATCACGCACCCGTGCCAGGAACTCGCGCACATCCTCGCGCTGCAGGAGCACTTCGGCACGAGCGACCTGCGCGGCAAGAAGTACGTGCTGACCTGGACCTACCACCCCAAGCCGCTCAACACCGCCGTGGCGAATTCCGCGCTGACGATCGCCACGCGCATGGGCATGGACGTCACGCTGCTGTGTCCCACGCCGCAATACGTGCTGGATGATCGCTACATCGGCTGGGCGGAGCGCAACGTCGCCGAGAGCGGCGGTTCGTTCCGCGTCAGCCACGACATCGAAAGCGCGTACAACGGCGCCGACGTCGTGTACGCGAAGAGCTGGGGCGCGCTGCCGTTCTTCGGCAACTGGGAGCCGGAAAAGCCTATCCGCGAGGAGTTCAAGCACTTTATCGTCGACGAGGCGAAGATGGCGCTGACCAACAACGGCGTCTTCAGCCACTGCCTGCCGCTGCGCCGGAACGTGAAGGCCACCGACGCGGTGATGGATTCGCCGCAGTGCATCGCCATTGACGAAGCCGAGAATCGCCTGCACGTGCAGAAGGCCATCATGGCCGCGCTGATGCAGGGCCGTGATTCGTGA
- a CDS encoding GNAT family N-acetyltransferase, which yields MADITNASELETHRICEGLQAFNRAVVGSIESTPIQLAARDEAGELLGGIVGDVLLGWLEIHVLWLRDDARAHGHGAALLHACERRAMQVGAHSARLDTFDWQAEAFYRRHGYERFAVLDRYPDAHTRVFMRKSLATD from the coding sequence ATGGCCGACATCACCAACGCGAGCGAGCTGGAAACGCATCGCATCTGCGAAGGCCTGCAGGCGTTCAACCGCGCGGTGGTGGGGTCGATCGAATCCACGCCGATCCAGCTCGCCGCCCGTGACGAGGCAGGCGAACTGCTGGGCGGCATCGTCGGCGACGTGCTGCTTGGATGGCTCGAAATCCACGTCCTCTGGCTGCGCGACGACGCGCGTGCGCACGGGCACGGCGCTGCGTTGCTGCACGCATGCGAGCGGCGCGCGATGCAGGTGGGCGCGCACTCGGCGCGACTGGACACCTTCGACTGGCAGGCCGAGGCGTTCTATCGCCGCCACGGTTACGAGCGCTTTGCAGTGCTCGACCGTTATCCCGACGCACACACGCGCGTTTTCATGCGCAAGTCGCTCGCGACGGATTAA
- a CDS encoding SufE family protein, with amino-acid sequence MNAIASPTSPFPLEASTHDAQQAIRDEFAFFGDWSERYQYLIDLGRKLPDLPAEWKTEEHRLHGCQSMVWIVAQGDADRLDFHAISDSAIVSGLIYLALRVYSGRSAKEIVDTDADYIAEIGLAKHLSPTRSNGLAALLGFIRERARQAL; translated from the coding sequence ATGAACGCCATCGCCTCCCCCACCAGCCCGTTCCCGCTCGAAGCCAGCACGCACGATGCGCAGCAGGCCATTCGCGATGAGTTCGCTTTCTTCGGCGACTGGTCGGAGCGCTACCAGTACCTGATCGACCTCGGCCGCAAGCTGCCGGACCTGCCTGCGGAGTGGAAGACGGAGGAACATCGCCTGCACGGCTGCCAGTCGATGGTGTGGATCGTCGCGCAGGGCGATGCCGATCGCCTCGATTTCCACGCCATCAGCGACTCGGCGATCGTCTCGGGCCTGATCTACCTCGCCCTGCGCGTCTATTCGGGCCGCAGCGCGAAGGAAATCGTCGACACGGACGCCGACTACATCGCCGAGATCGGCCTGGCCAAGCACCTCTCGCCGACCCGCAGCAACGGCCTGGCCGCGCTGCTGGGCTTCATCCGCGAACGCGCCCGACAGGCCCTGTGA
- a CDS encoding acetylornithine deacetylase — MLDQTLQHLDALVSFDTRNPPRDIGTGGIFDYLRTQLHGFRIEVVDHGAGAVSMLAVRGNPNRLFNVHLDTVPSSEAWSADPHVLRVTGDRAIGLGACDIKGAAAGLVTAASRTKGDAAFLFSTDEEANDARCIAAFLATAHAFQDVIVAEPTKCEAVLAHRGISSVLMKFRGIAGHASGANAMQASALHQAIRWGGHALDFVESQAHQRFGGLTGLRFNIGRVEGGIKANMIAPSAELRFGFRPLPSMSIDALHERFGTLVEAGAVERYEETFRGPSLPSGDIADAENRRLEARDLADALGLPIGNAVDFWTEASLFSAAGLTAIVYGPGDIAQAHTADEWVALEQLQRYTESVTRILEH; from the coding sequence ATGCTCGACCAGACCCTCCAACATCTCGACGCGCTGGTGTCCTTCGACACGCGCAACCCGCCGCGCGATATCGGCACGGGCGGCATTTTCGATTACCTGCGCACGCAGCTTCACGGCTTCCGCATCGAGGTCGTCGACCACGGTGCCGGCGCCGTGTCGATGCTCGCGGTGCGCGGCAATCCGAACCGCCTGTTCAACGTGCACCTGGACACCGTGCCGTCGTCGGAAGCGTGGAGCGCCGATCCGCACGTGCTGCGCGTCACCGGCGACCGGGCCATCGGCCTGGGCGCGTGCGACATCAAGGGCGCCGCCGCGGGGCTGGTCACCGCGGCATCGCGCACGAAGGGCGATGCCGCGTTCCTGTTCTCCACCGACGAGGAAGCCAACGATGCCCGCTGCATCGCGGCGTTCCTCGCCACCGCGCATGCGTTCCAGGACGTGATCGTCGCCGAGCCGACGAAGTGCGAGGCGGTGCTCGCGCACCGCGGCATCAGTTCGGTGCTGATGAAGTTCCGCGGCATCGCCGGGCATGCATCGGGCGCGAACGCGATGCAGGCCAGCGCGTTGCATCAGGCGATCCGCTGGGGCGGCCACGCGCTGGATTTCGTCGAAAGCCAGGCGCACCAGCGTTTCGGTGGTTTGACGGGCCTGCGCTTCAACATCGGCCGCGTGGAAGGCGGGATCAAGGCGAACATGATCGCGCCCAGCGCCGAGCTGCGTTTTGGGTTTCGCCCGCTGCCGTCGATGTCGATCGATGCGCTGCACGAGCGTTTCGGCACGCTGGTCGAAGCCGGCGCGGTGGAGCGCTACGAGGAAACCTTCCGCGGTCCGTCGCTGCCGTCGGGCGACATCGCCGATGCGGAGAATCGCCGCCTGGAGGCGCGCGACCTCGCCGACGCGCTGGGTTTGCCGATCGGCAATGCGGTGGATTTCTGGACCGAAGCGTCGCTGTTCTCTGCCGCCGGCCTCACCGCGATCGTCTACGGCCCCGGCGACATCGCGCAGGCGCATACCGCCGACGAATGGGTCGCGCTGGAGCAGTTGCAGCGCTATACCGAATCGGTAACCCGCATCCTCGAACATTGA
- a CDS encoding MFS transporter: MSDAAPADAPAAPGVGDLLRNRGFTGLMTYRLLAMLSYQIVAVTVGWHVYELTRDAFALGLIGLAEVIPYFCFALFAGYAVDHLPRRKLGMAACIGLLLTTLTLAGVASGVLPAGTSSFGTLTIYAAIAVNGVVRAFLAPVYMSLFARVLKREQFVRGAGVSSVVMQSGLVLGPAAGGLLVAWGGKSAAYLVAAAFAAAAAIAVITIRVTEPPLPAERAPIFKSIGEGLNFVFKTQVVLGAQALDMFSVLFGGAVALLPAFISEILHYGPEALGLLRAAPAAGAVLMGIYLARRPLQRHAGRVLLIAVAGFGLSIIGFALSRELWVSALMLMLSGMCDGVSVVLRSTILQLATPDHLRGRVSSINGIFIGSSNELGAFESGVAARLMGLVPSLIFGGCMTLAVVGATARLAPKLRRLDLRDLH; the protein is encoded by the coding sequence GTGAGCGACGCCGCACCTGCCGACGCGCCTGCCGCTCCCGGCGTCGGCGACCTGCTGCGGAACCGCGGCTTCACCGGGCTGATGACGTATCGCCTGCTGGCGATGCTGTCGTACCAGATCGTCGCGGTCACCGTCGGCTGGCATGTGTACGAACTCACGCGCGATGCGTTCGCGCTCGGTTTGATCGGCCTGGCCGAGGTCATTCCCTACTTCTGCTTCGCGCTGTTCGCCGGCTATGCGGTGGACCACCTGCCTCGCCGCAAGCTCGGCATGGCGGCGTGCATCGGCCTGCTGCTGACGACGCTGACGCTCGCAGGCGTGGCGTCCGGCGTGTTGCCGGCGGGGACTTCGTCGTTCGGCACCTTGACCATCTACGCGGCCATCGCGGTGAACGGCGTGGTGCGCGCGTTCCTCGCGCCGGTGTACATGTCGCTGTTCGCGCGCGTGCTCAAGCGCGAGCAGTTCGTGCGCGGCGCGGGCGTGAGCAGCGTGGTCATGCAGTCGGGCCTGGTGCTCGGCCCGGCGGCCGGCGGACTGCTGGTGGCGTGGGGCGGCAAGAGCGCGGCCTACCTGGTGGCGGCAGCGTTCGCCGCGGCGGCGGCCATCGCCGTCATCACGATCCGCGTGACCGAACCGCCCCTGCCCGCCGAACGCGCGCCCATCTTCAAGAGCATCGGCGAAGGCCTGAACTTCGTCTTCAAGACGCAGGTCGTGCTCGGCGCGCAGGCGCTGGACATGTTCTCGGTGCTGTTCGGCGGCGCGGTCGCCCTGCTGCCGGCGTTCATCAGCGAAATCCTGCACTACGGGCCCGAAGCGCTCGGCCTGCTGCGCGCAGCGCCGGCGGCGGGCGCCGTGCTGATGGGCATCTACCTCGCGCGACGCCCGCTGCAGCGCCACGCCGGACGTGTGCTGCTGATCGCAGTCGCGGGCTTCGGCCTCAGCATCATCGGCTTCGCGTTGTCGCGGGAGCTGTGGGTGTCGGCGCTGATGCTGATGCTCTCTGGCATGTGCGACGGCGTGTCGGTCGTGCTGCGCTCGACGATCCTCCAGCTCGCCACGCCCGACCATCTGCGCGGCCGCGTGTCGTCGATCAACGGCATCTTCATCGGCTCGTCCAACGAGCTGGGCGCGTTCGAGTCGGGCGTCGCGGCGCGGCTGATGGGCCTGGTGCCGTCACTGATCTTCGGCGGTTGCATGACGCTGGCGGTCGTCGGCGCGACGGCGAGGCTGGCGCCGAAACTGCGCCGGCTGGACCTGCGCGATTTGCACTGA
- a CDS encoding GNAT family N-acetyltransferase, which produces MGAQVDHWNTVPNLRGQHVALEPLRAQHATGLRDALGDGELSRLWYTNVPAPQDVEAYIASALQMQSQGRALAFAVHDAHGEVVGCTRFYDLDPAVPRVQIGYTFYAPRVQRTGLNTQAKLLLLTHAFETMGCVCVGFETSWFNHASRAAIARLGAKQDGVLRSHRRHADGSVRDTVAFSIIESEWPAVKRNLQHRLQQHEQGSDHA; this is translated from the coding sequence ATGGGCGCGCAAGTCGACCACTGGAACACCGTTCCCAACCTGCGCGGCCAGCATGTCGCGTTGGAACCGCTGCGCGCGCAGCACGCCACCGGCCTGCGCGACGCGCTCGGCGATGGCGAGCTGTCGCGCCTGTGGTACACGAACGTGCCCGCGCCGCAGGACGTGGAGGCCTACATCGCCTCGGCGCTCCAGATGCAGTCGCAGGGCCGTGCCCTCGCATTCGCCGTGCACGACGCGCACGGCGAAGTGGTCGGCTGCACGCGTTTCTACGACCTCGATCCGGCTGTCCCGCGCGTGCAGATCGGCTACACGTTCTATGCCCCGCGCGTGCAGCGCACCGGGCTGAACACGCAGGCCAAGCTGTTGCTGCTCACGCACGCGTTCGAGACGATGGGCTGCGTGTGCGTGGGCTTCGAAACCAGCTGGTTCAACCACGCCTCGCGCGCGGCCATCGCGCGCCTGGGCGCGAAGCAGGACGGCGTGCTGCGCAGCCACCGCCGCCATGCCGACGGCAGCGTGCGAGACACGGTGGCCTTTTCCATCATCGAATCCGAATGGCCGGCGGTGAAGCGCAATCTCCAGCACCGGCTGCAACAACACGAACAGGGGAGCGACCACGCGTGA